The following are from one region of the Bacteroidetes bacterium GWF2_43_63 genome:
- a CDS encoding mannosyltransferase encodes MKKSNLVRNAFSVPFNEVAKAIPVSNIYSEQISGGNKSLKKNATPEILFITSYPPRECGIATYSQDLIDAVQNKFGKSFKVKVCALETTDEKFDYPEIVSGVFDTSKPVEFTVTAYKINKNTNIKIVVIQHEFGFYNLNEGNDFLSFIDQINAPVIIVFHTVLPAPDDRLKNMVNAMAAASKAIVVMTETSRGVLEQDYGIEKSKIEVIAHGTHLVSNSSKTMLKKKYGLTGRKVLSTFGLLSAGKSIETTLDALPAIVEIHPDVMFLIIGKTHPGVVKHEGEKYREMLLQKVESLHLEKHVTFINQYLSLTVLLEYLRLTDIYLFTSKDPNQSVSGTFSYAMSCGCPVISTPIPQAREMLAEYPDLLIGFQQPTQLAASVIKLFKSDSHRERISTEMLHKIAPTAWENSAIAHAQLFKKIMVNKFVLDYNIPDVNLRHIKQMTTAFGMLQFSKINRPDTSSGYTLDDNARAMIVICKHYELTRDRTDLVLLNTYLNFIQYCLQPDGTFLNYVDKHKQFTTQNENENLEDANGRANWALGYLISNKDILPLEMIKKAEEIFGISMQNAIEMFSTRAMAFNIKGLYYFDLKHGSTPAKRIIKILAERLADMYEFESDKEWAWFESYLTYANSILPEAMIMAWQSVKEPKYQRIAKESFDFLISKTTEGDMMKVISNKGWLKKGGESQSSGEQPIDVAYTILALQSFDDIYNDEDFKTRIYKTNQWFLGNNHLNQIMYNPCTGGCYDGLEENQVNLNQGAESTISYLLARLTIEKIRKNKELLLYQAQIKNESVYQPESTEKLFQQSLPKNILLT; translated from the coding sequence AAGAAAAATGCGACACCTGAAATTCTTTTCATTACATCATATCCGCCTCGTGAATGTGGCATTGCAACCTATTCGCAGGATCTGATTGATGCTGTTCAGAATAAATTCGGAAAGTCTTTTAAGGTGAAAGTCTGTGCACTCGAAACAACCGATGAAAAGTTTGATTATCCCGAAATAGTAAGCGGCGTTTTCGATACTTCGAAACCAGTTGAATTTACTGTTACTGCTTATAAAATCAACAAAAACACAAATATTAAAATCGTAGTTATTCAGCATGAATTTGGTTTTTACAATCTGAATGAAGGCAATGATTTTTTGAGTTTTATCGATCAGATAAATGCACCGGTCATTATCGTTTTTCATACTGTATTGCCTGCTCCTGATGATCGCCTGAAAAACATGGTGAATGCAATGGCCGCCGCCAGCAAAGCCATCGTTGTGATGACTGAAACTTCGCGGGGAGTGCTTGAGCAGGACTACGGCATTGAGAAATCGAAAATCGAAGTGATTGCTCATGGAACGCATTTGGTTTCGAACAGCAGCAAAACAATGTTGAAAAAGAAATATGGATTGACAGGTCGAAAAGTGCTCTCAACTTTTGGATTGCTAAGTGCAGGCAAAAGCATAGAAACCACATTGGATGCGCTTCCAGCGATAGTTGAAATTCATCCGGATGTTATGTTTCTTATTATCGGAAAAACCCATCCTGGTGTAGTTAAGCATGAAGGCGAAAAATACAGGGAAATGCTACTTCAAAAAGTAGAATCACTGCACCTTGAAAAACATGTAACGTTCATCAATCAATATTTATCCCTGACGGTATTGCTCGAATATTTGCGATTGACCGATATTTATCTGTTTACATCCAAAGATCCCAATCAGTCAGTGAGTGGAACATTTTCGTACGCCATGAGTTGCGGCTGTCCTGTTATTTCAACGCCTATTCCGCAGGCGCGCGAAATGCTGGCAGAATATCCCGATTTACTAATTGGTTTTCAGCAACCAACTCAGCTGGCAGCCAGTGTTATCAAATTATTTAAAAGTGATTCGCATCGCGAAAGAATCAGTACGGAAATGCTGCATAAAATTGCCCCTACTGCATGGGAAAATTCAGCCATTGCGCATGCTCAGCTGTTTAAAAAAATAATGGTGAATAAATTTGTTCTGGATTACAACATCCCGGATGTAAATCTTCGACATATAAAACAAATGACAACTGCTTTCGGCATGCTGCAGTTTTCGAAAATCAACAGGCCCGATACTTCATCCGGCTACACACTCGACGATAATGCACGCGCAATGATTGTCATTTGCAAACACTATGAATTAACCAGGGATCGGACTGATCTTGTTCTCCTGAATACCTATCTGAATTTTATTCAATATTGTCTGCAACCCGACGGAACTTTTCTGAATTATGTTGATAAGCATAAACAGTTTACAACTCAAAACGAAAACGAAAATCTCGAAGATGCCAATGGCAGAGCAAACTGGGCGCTTGGATATCTGATTTCGAACAAAGACATTTTGCCTCTCGAAATGATCAAAAAAGCAGAAGAAATTTTCGGAATATCGATGCAGAATGCAATTGAAATGTTTTCTACAAGAGCCATGGCTTTTAATATAAAGGGCTTATACTATTTCGATCTGAAGCATGGGTCAACCCCGGCGAAACGAATCATTAAAATACTTGCCGAACGACTAGCTGACATGTATGAATTTGAATCGGACAAGGAGTGGGCATGGTTCGAAAGTTATCTTACCTATGCCAACAGTATTTTGCCCGAAGCCATGATTATGGCCTGGCAAAGTGTGAAGGAACCTAAATATCAGCGCATCGCAAAAGAATCGTTTGATTTTCTGATTTCCAAAACGACAGAGGGCGACATGATGAAAGTTATTTCCAACAAAGGTTGGCTGAAAAAGGGCGGGGAATCTCAATCTTCTGGCGAACAACCCATAGATGTTGCCTATACGATACTTGCCTTGCAATCATTCGACGATATTTATAACGATGAGGATTTTAAAACCCGGATTTACAAAACAAATCAATGGTTTCTTGGCAACAACCATCTTAATCAAATTATGTACAATCCCTGTACAGGGGGGTGTTACGACGGACTGGAAGAAAATCAGGTCAACCTGAACCAAGGCGCCGAATCAACGATAAGCTATCTGCTTGCGCGATTGACAATTGAAAAAATCCGAAAGAATAAAGAGCTGCTGTTGTATCAAGCTCAAATTAAAAATGAAAGCGTTTATCAGCCAGAATCGACTGAAAAACTATTTCAGCAATCGCTGCCGAAAAATATATTGCTTACTTGA